In the Deltaproteobacteria bacterium genome, one interval contains:
- a CDS encoding (Fe-S)-binding protein, translated as MTDLESFRALMNKCSSCAFCQATCPSFSADITESLMPRARMAVIRACLLDKTMPLTRRAKKIINQCLLCGNCTRTCPASIPVEEMAALAKEMIGGPDFLTGMVTKKFMEGRGLTGLLRLSANLGRAMGISPKEVPAFAAEQFAPSDAFYPAIGDERARVVYFVGCAANSLYPQTAKDVVDVLTKNGVAVTVPAGITCCGQAAYSSGDLKNAARLVSVNAEVLGGADTVITECTSCAHFFRSKAAKVAGDDHPSIEKIRA; from the coding sequence ATGACTGACCTTGAATCATTTCGCGCGTTGATGAACAAGTGCTCAAGCTGCGCCTTCTGCCAGGCCACCTGCCCGTCCTTTTCGGCGGACATCACGGAATCCCTCATGCCCCGCGCCCGCATGGCAGTAATAAGGGCCTGCCTTCTGGACAAGACCATGCCCTTGACGCGCCGGGCGAAAAAAATCATCAACCAGTGCCTTTTGTGCGGAAACTGCACCAGGACCTGCCCGGCGTCCATCCCTGTCGAGGAGATGGCGGCCCTGGCAAAGGAAATGATCGGCGGCCCGGATTTCCTTACGGGCATGGTGACGAAAAAATTCATGGAAGGCCGGGGACTTACCGGGCTTTTGCGCCTCTCGGCCAACCTGGGCCGCGCCATGGGAATCTCCCCCAAGGAGGTTCCGGCCTTTGCGGCTGAACAGTTCGCGCCCTCGGACGCCTTTTATCCGGCTATTGGAGACGAGCGGGCCAGGGTGGTCTATTTCGTGGGCTGCGCCGCCAACAGCCTTTACCCCCAAACGGCAAAAGACGTGGTGGACGTGCTGACGAAAAACGGGGTGGCGGTAACAGTCCCGGCGGGAATCACCTGCTGCGGCCAGGCGGCCTATTCTTCGGGGGACCTTAAAAACGCGGCGCGGCTCGTCTCGGTCAACGCGGAAGTTCTTGGGGGGGCGGACACGGTCATCACCGAGTGCACGAGCTGCGCACATTTTTTCAGGTCCAAGGCCGCGAAAGTCGCGGGCGACGATCACCCGTCCATCGAAAAGATCAGGGCTTT
- a CDS encoding Coenzyme F420 hydrogenase/dehydrogenase, beta subunit C-terminal domain — protein MKIKGQKELLADVVAKGLCVGCGGCVNLCPYFVTYRGKTSMTFPCTRETGRCYAHCPKTEVDLHELSEAIHNEPYRGSPVGEYRRVVAARAGKKAGEGAFQGGGTVSALLAAALAKGLAEGALVTKSDNVLGDPVVVTDLAGILEGAGSRYACSPVVAALNKAQAEGAKKLAVVGTPCQMTAIAALRQNPLEKPGFADPVAITIGLFCTFALDGRALEALVKEEIGDEHVISMDIPPPPAKVLVVSTATRKVEISLDRLRPITPKGCAICPDMTAEWADLSVGMVEGCPGWNTLIIRTEAGDELVKWAIKQGFLEAGKVECENLDHLMLASNNKKKRAIAAAEAEGLLKGPGEEGQAALRIRPEVVARIKTA, from the coding sequence TTGAAAATCAAGGGACAGAAAGAACTTCTGGCGGACGTCGTGGCCAAGGGGCTTTGCGTGGGCTGCGGTGGCTGCGTCAACCTGTGCCCCTATTTCGTGACGTACCGGGGAAAGACCTCCATGACCTTTCCCTGCACCCGTGAAACCGGGCGCTGTTACGCCCACTGCCCGAAAACCGAGGTGGACCTTCACGAACTTTCCGAGGCGATCCACAACGAGCCCTACCGGGGGAGCCCGGTCGGCGAGTACCGCCGGGTTGTGGCGGCCCGGGCGGGAAAAAAGGCGGGTGAAGGCGCTTTCCAGGGCGGCGGCACGGTCTCGGCCCTCCTGGCCGCAGCCCTTGCAAAGGGCCTCGCAGAAGGGGCGCTGGTCACCAAAAGCGACAACGTTCTTGGCGATCCGGTGGTTGTCACCGATCTTGCCGGAATACTTGAGGGCGCGGGCTCCAGGTACGCATGTTCCCCGGTTGTGGCGGCCCTCAACAAGGCACAGGCCGAAGGCGCGAAAAAGCTCGCCGTGGTGGGCACCCCCTGCCAGATGACGGCAATCGCGGCCCTTCGGCAAAATCCCCTGGAAAAGCCCGGTTTCGCCGATCCGGTTGCCATAACCATCGGCCTTTTCTGTACCTTCGCCCTGGATGGCCGGGCCCTTGAGGCCCTGGTGAAGGAGGAAATCGGCGACGAGCACGTAATAAGCATGGACATTCCACCCCCGCCCGCAAAGGTGCTGGTTGTTTCCACCGCCACCCGGAAAGTGGAAATCTCCCTGGACCGCCTTCGCCCCATCACCCCAAAGGGCTGCGCCATCTGCCCGGACATGACCGCCGAGTGGGCCGACCTTTCGGTGGGCATGGTGGAGGGCTGTCCCGGCTGGAACACCCTCATCATCCGCACCGAGGCCGGGGACGAGCTGGTCAAGTGGGCGATCAAGCAGGGCTTTCTGGAAGCGGGCAAGGTGGAGTGCGAAAACCTGGATCACCTTATGCTCGCCTCCAACAACAAGAAAAAACGGGCCATAGCCGCAGCCGAGGCGGAAGGGCTTTTGAAAGGCCCCGGCGAGGAAGGCCAGGCGGCGCTCAGAATCCGCCCCGAGGTAGTAGCGCGCATCAAAACCGCTTAG
- the der gene encoding ribosome biogenesis GTPase Der, which yields MIQVCWVNLPLGLNHPTCRCCLQPGKLVFFTQQKKESKVGAVVAVVGRPNVGKSTFFNRLTKSRKAMVDDIAGVTRDRLYAKVTHEDTTFTLVDTGGFHRNDPDGFVSQIHHQMKEAVYEADCVVMLLDGRLGLSPYDRDMLDLLRPLQKPKFFVVNKVDDPGQEHLSADFAELGLERLYTLSAAHGYGVDYFLDRLVKALPRHDPDPELENVPKIAVVGRPNVGKSSFINRIVGAERMIVSDVPGTTRDSVDSTVKRDGKSYVFVDTAGIRRKSKTSQRLEIFSIMRALKSLELCDVAMILLDASEGITDQDVKVAGYAYERGCAVILVANKWDLLEKDNKTSKRFEEKVRDMTRFLGFAPFLTMSTLTGQRISKLFPLIDEVYAQYSARTGTGALNRVMEAAFTRHVAPMVKGKRIKFFYTTQVATKPPTFVAFVNYAEDIHFSYERYLINHIRAELGLTHTPIRLFFRQRDRRSRDQ from the coding sequence ATGATTCAAGTGTGTTGGGTGAACCTGCCCTTGGGCTTAAACCACCCGACCTGCCGGTGTTGTTTACAGCCCGGCAAGCTGGTTTTTTTCACGCAGCAAAAAAAGGAAAGTAAAGTGGGAGCAGTGGTCGCAGTTGTGGGCAGGCCCAACGTGGGCAAGTCCACGTTTTTCAACCGTCTCACCAAGAGCCGCAAGGCAATGGTGGACGACATCGCAGGCGTCACCAGGGACAGGCTTTACGCCAAGGTCACCCATGAGGACACCACCTTCACCCTGGTTGACACGGGCGGCTTTCACCGAAACGACCCGGACGGGTTCGTTTCCCAGATTCACCACCAGATGAAGGAGGCCGTTTACGAGGCCGACTGCGTGGTGATGCTCCTGGACGGCCGCCTGGGCCTTTCGCCCTATGACCGGGACATGCTGGACCTTCTGCGGCCCCTTCAAAAGCCCAAGTTCTTCGTGGTGAACAAGGTTGACGACCCCGGCCAGGAACACCTTTCAGCCGACTTCGCCGAACTCGGCCTGGAGCGCCTCTACACCCTCTCGGCGGCCCACGGCTACGGCGTGGACTACTTTCTGGACCGGCTCGTAAAGGCGCTTCCCCGCCACGACCCGGACCCCGAACTTGAAAACGTCCCCAAGATCGCAGTGGTGGGACGGCCCAACGTGGGCAAAAGCTCCTTCATCAACCGCATAGTGGGCGCAGAGCGCATGATAGTAAGCGACGTTCCGGGCACCACGCGGGATTCGGTGGACAGCACCGTGAAGCGCGACGGCAAGAGCTACGTCTTCGTTGATACCGCAGGCATACGCCGCAAAAGCAAAACCAGCCAGCGGCTCGAAATCTTTTCCATCATGCGGGCCTTGAAAAGCCTTGAGCTGTGCGACGTGGCGATGATCCTCTTAGACGCCTCGGAGGGCATCACCGACCAGGACGTGAAGGTGGCGGGCTACGCCTACGAGCGCGGCTGCGCCGTGATTTTGGTCGCCAACAAGTGGGACCTTCTGGAAAAGGACAACAAGACCTCAAAACGCTTCGAGGAAAAGGTGAGGGACATGACCCGGTTTCTGGGTTTCGCGCCCTTCCTCACCATGTCCACCCTCACCGGCCAGAGGATTTCCAAGCTCTTTCCGCTCATCGACGAGGTTTACGCCCAGTATTCCGCAAGAACCGGAACAGGGGCCTTGAACCGCGTAATGGAGGCTGCCTTTACCCGGCACGTTGCGCCCATGGTGAAGGGAAAGCGGATCAAGTTCTTCTACACCACCCAGGTGGCCACCAAGCCGCCCACCTTTGTGGCCTTCGTGAACTACGCCGAAGACATTCATTTTTCCTACGAGCGCTACCTCATAAACCACATAAGGGCCGAGCTTGGCCTTACCCACACGCCCATACGTTTGTTTTTCAGGCAAAGGGATCGCAGATCGAGAGACCAATAA
- a CDS encoding phosphatase PAP2 family protein — translation MWDETKNPDCAPRSRKKIVLAMAAFFLGLVLISLVFAHFNLDRRISGVFHHPQEGFFLEDHAPWIWLYRFGTIPGLVFIALSIFAFFMSTLSPRWADIRRPAAIVVLTALLGSGIMANVVLKPYWGRPRPSQTTDFGGEWAYRDALSPGTPGKGQSFPSGHCTIAFLFVSAWAARKNYPRAAFAITVFGLTYGLFMSAARIVQGAHFATDTMWALGVIVLSAGFWDVVLPDPLFGREQAAGRIRPVPAIIALAALLVLGFDFAAHRPFFEHHRRYVYLEPGIKKIVIRTNVALTKEQVIRDAQGLPRILLDSQGFGFFSARRVLTDRREVKGDTLIHHYDIRATGWFSELNHSARVILPPSVPAGLSVAFETPEAAR, via the coding sequence TTGTGGGATGAAACAAAAAACCCGGATTGCGCCCCAAGGTCCCGGAAAAAGATCGTGCTGGCCATGGCCGCCTTTTTTCTGGGCCTTGTGCTGATAAGCCTCGTTTTCGCGCACTTCAACCTTGACCGAAGGATCAGCGGCGTCTTCCACCATCCCCAGGAAGGCTTTTTCCTGGAGGACCACGCGCCCTGGATTTGGCTGTACCGCTTTGGCACCATCCCCGGCCTGGTTTTCATAGCGCTTTCAATTTTCGCCTTTTTCATGTCCACCCTTTCCCCAAGGTGGGCCGACATCAGAAGGCCCGCCGCCATAGTGGTCCTTACGGCGCTTCTGGGAAGCGGCATAATGGCCAACGTGGTGCTGAAACCCTACTGGGGACGCCCAAGGCCCAGCCAGACCACGGACTTCGGCGGGGAGTGGGCCTACAGAGACGCCCTTTCCCCCGGAACCCCCGGCAAGGGCCAGTCCTTTCCCTCCGGCCACTGCACCATAGCCTTCCTTTTCGTAAGCGCCTGGGCAGCCCGCAAAAATTACCCGCGAGCCGCTTTTGCAATAACGGTTTTCGGACTTACCTACGGCCTTTTCATGAGCGCGGCCCGCATCGTTCAGGGGGCCCATTTCGCAACGGACACCATGTGGGCCTTGGGGGTGATAGTCCTTTCCGCCGGGTTCTGGGACGTGGTCCTCCCGGACCCCCTCTTTGGGCGTGAACAGGCGGCTGGCCGTATAAGGCCGGTCCCGGCGATTATCGCCCTTGCCGCCCTTCTTGTGCTCGGCTTCGATTTCGCGGCGCACAGGCCCTTTTTCGAGCATCACAGAAGGTACGTCTACCTCGAACCCGGCATAAAAAAAATTGTGATAAGGACGAACGTGGCCCTTACAAAGGAGCAGGTGATAAGGGACGCCCAGGGGCTGCCCAGGATATTGCTTGATTCCCAGGGCTTCGGTTTTTTCAGCGCCCGGAGGGTTCTTACCGACAGGCGCGAGGTAAAAGGGGACACACTGATCCATCATTACGACATAAGGGCGACCGGCTGGTTTTCCGAGCTGAACCACTCGGCCAGGGTGATCCTGCCCCCCTCGGTTCCAGCCGGCCTTTCGGTGGCCTTTGAAACCCCCGAAGCTGCCCGATAA
- a CDS encoding CDP-alcohol phosphatidyltransferase family protein — MDRKKILQLVKSPPALSDTPVAQPYYRLLEEGLWPLTSKVARDPDIYTAASLLAALLVPMGFWLHPLVGAFLMMASGLFDTMVEVAARESGLDSPLGAFLNSCMDRVRDFLFLFGFWVLFFGADDPLPGSGLIFSSFLLISLFNYTRTRATALGVEIPPGFMERGFRTIYLIFWAVLLGFFPASRDSVLWGGLFLFDLLIMAALAGRIVLIQAELQVRK, encoded by the coding sequence ATGGACAGGAAAAAAATACTCCAGCTGGTCAAGTCCCCCCCGGCCCTTTCGGACACGCCGGTGGCCCAGCCCTATTATCGCCTTCTGGAGGAGGGCCTTTGGCCCCTCACGTCCAAGGTCGCAAGAGACCCCGACATCTACACGGCGGCGTCCCTTTTGGCGGCCCTCCTGGTTCCCATGGGGTTCTGGCTTCATCCGCTCGTGGGCGCTTTTCTCATGATGGCCTCCGGCCTCTTCGACACCATGGTGGAGGTTGCGGCCAGGGAATCCGGGCTCGATTCCCCCCTTGGGGCCTTTCTCAACTCTTGCATGGACCGGGTGAGGGACTTTCTCTTCCTTTTCGGTTTCTGGGTGCTCTTTTTCGGGGCGGACGACCCTCTTCCGGGCTCCGGCCTCATTTTCTCCAGCTTCCTTCTGATCTCCCTTTTCAATTACACCCGCACCAGGGCCACGGCCCTTGGGGTGGAGATTCCCCCCGGATTCATGGAGCGCGGTTTCCGCACCATCTATCTCATATTCTGGGCCGTGCTCCTGGGGTTCTTCCCCGCCTCACGCGACTCCGTCCTGTGGGGGGGGCTTTTCCTGTTCGATCTTCTGATAATGGCCGCCCTGGCTGGCCGCATAGTGCTGATCCAGGCCGAGCTTCAGGTCCGTAAATAG
- a CDS encoding TIGR01777 family protein produces the protein MKILITGGLGFVGTCLTGRFLEEGHSVTSLDRAPHARLAHPGYAYLSADTTLPGPWQEVVATHDAVVNLAGATIFKRWNDAYKKAVWDSRILTTRNLVQAIPEGSGITLLSTSAAGYYGFRGDEECSEDTLPGDDFLARVCVGWETEAKKAADRGARVVITRFGVVFGKNGGALSQMAKTFRLGVGGPLGSGNQWFSWIHIEDLASAMLFCLNNKAVSGPLNFMAPYPVRNRDMAKALGRVLKRPAVIPAPAWAVKLALGEFGDAILHGQRGVPTGLSKLGFTFKYPEIEGAMREVLFS, from the coding sequence ATGAAAATCCTGATAACCGGCGGACTCGGATTCGTGGGAACCTGCCTCACCGGGCGCTTTCTTGAGGAAGGCCACTCGGTGACCTCCCTGGACCGAGCCCCCCACGCGAGACTTGCACATCCCGGCTACGCCTATCTGAGCGCCGACACCACCCTCCCCGGCCCCTGGCAGGAGGTCGTGGCCACCCACGACGCCGTCGTGAACCTGGCCGGGGCCACCATATTCAAACGCTGGAACGATGCGTACAAAAAGGCCGTCTGGGACTCCCGGATACTCACCACCAGGAATCTGGTGCAGGCCATTCCCGAAGGAAGCGGAATCACGCTTTTGAGCACCTCGGCGGCGGGCTATTACGGATTTCGGGGGGACGAGGAATGCTCCGAGGACACCCTGCCCGGCGACGACTTTCTGGCCAGGGTGTGCGTGGGCTGGGAAACGGAGGCGAAAAAGGCGGCTGACAGGGGCGCGAGGGTGGTTATCACCCGCTTCGGGGTGGTTTTCGGCAAAAACGGCGGGGCCCTAAGCCAGATGGCCAAAACCTTCCGCCTGGGAGTCGGAGGGCCGCTGGGAAGCGGCAACCAGTGGTTTTCGTGGATTCATATCGAAGACCTCGCTTCCGCCATGCTCTTTTGCCTCAATAACAAGGCGGTTTCCGGGCCGCTCAATTTCATGGCCCCCTACCCGGTCCGCAACCGCGACATGGCAAAGGCCCTGGGCCGCGTCCTCAAGCGCCCGGCGGTGATCCCGGCCCCGGCATGGGCGGTGAAGCTCGCCCTGGGCGAGTTCGGGGACGCCATTCTTCACGGCCAGCGCGGAGTTCCCACGGGCCTTTCAAAACTCGGCTTTACCTTCAAATATCCCGAAATCGAAGGGGCCATGCGGGAGGTCCTTTTCTCCTGA
- a CDS encoding KamA family radical SAM protein, whose translation MDSRKAICDPATLAAIKGANPDSATLVVRRHPMRIPGHFAALIRTHDDPLGLQAVPSISELLCDGEDDPLCEEAQSPVPNLVHRYPDRVLFLVENRCALYCRHCMRKRRTGATGPVAPVILDRGIGYIKENPAVREVVLSGGDPLMMDRDSLLGLLGELRKIPHLKALRIHTRVPGADPARVTEKLVSGLGRFSPLFINIQFNHPAELTDEAKEAARRLAKVGIQLGSQSVLLRGVNDDSETLAELFTGLLGMGIRPYCLHHPDPVAGTGHFSVPLSRGLELAASLRGRISGMAVPHYMLDIPGGFGKTALLPGSVEILGNGSYRIRCFRGIWRDYRDRVSPA comes from the coding sequence ATGGACTCCCGGAAGGCCATCTGCGACCCCGCAACCCTTGCGGCCATAAAGGGCGCGAACCCGGACTCCGCAACCCTTGTGGTCCGCCGCCATCCCATGCGCATCCCCGGCCACTTCGCCGCCCTCATCCGTACGCACGACGACCCCCTGGGCCTACAGGCCGTTCCATCCATCAGCGAGCTTCTATGCGACGGCGAAGACGACCCCCTTTGCGAGGAGGCACAGTCGCCCGTTCCCAACCTGGTCCACCGCTACCCGGACCGGGTCCTCTTCCTGGTGGAAAACCGCTGCGCCCTCTACTGCCGCCACTGTATGAGAAAGCGCCGCACGGGGGCAACCGGGCCGGTCGCCCCCGTTATCCTGGATCGCGGGATAGGCTACATAAAGGAAAATCCGGCGGTGCGCGAGGTGGTGCTTTCGGGCGGGGACCCCTTGATGATGGACCGGGACAGCCTTTTGGGGCTTCTGGGGGAGCTTCGGAAAATCCCCCACTTGAAGGCGCTTCGCATCCACACGAGGGTTCCGGGAGCAGACCCCGCGCGGGTGACGGAAAAACTCGTTTCCGGGCTTGGACGGTTTTCGCCCCTTTTCATCAACATCCAGTTCAACCACCCGGCGGAGCTGACCGATGAGGCGAAAGAGGCCGCAAGGAGGCTGGCCAAGGTCGGAATCCAGCTTGGGTCCCAGAGCGTTCTTTTAAGGGGGGTGAACGATGATTCCGAAACCCTGGCCGAACTTTTCACCGGTCTTCTGGGAATGGGGATAAGGCCCTACTGCCTGCACCACCCGGACCCCGTGGCGGGAACCGGGCATTTTTCCGTGCCGCTCTCAAGGGGGCTGGAACTGGCGGCCTCGCTTAGGGGCAGGATATCCGGCATGGCGGTGCCCCACTACATGCTGGACATTCCGGGCGGGTTCGGGAAAACCGCGCTTTTGCCGGGCTCGGTGGAAATACTCGGAAACGGAAGCTACAGAATCAGGTGCTTTCGGGGGATATGGCGCGATTATCGGGACCGGGTTTCCCCCGCCTGA